A stretch of the Vanacampus margaritifer isolate UIUO_Vmar chromosome 6, RoL_Vmar_1.0, whole genome shotgun sequence genome encodes the following:
- the ska1 gene encoding SKA complex subunit 1: MSDLEGISRYINDRISSVQRILYFSLAEVPHNKMKQLEQELDALERLLLEFEKSLVQQKDQLSQLKALEDLYQNNLENLQHLKDNVPAHMPHKCPQKENEPITTQNQAPDVEITQQETVKIKIKNHSKEIPFITLAEFECIPQYMKGRVTYEQINTAVQNINTAVVAKYKIVHQPVKTLNNHARKLHQRFKEQETKDTKGQYFVVEDDFREFTQMKLGKQLQGILNMLRHCQRLRELRGGGYTRYVLS; the protein is encoded by the exons CTCACTTGCAG AAGTACCTCACAATAAGATGAAACAACTTGAACAAGAACTTGATGCACTTGAGAGACTTTTGTTGGAGTTTGAAAAAAGCCTTGTCCAGCAGAAAGACCAGCTCAGTCAGTTGAAG gctctTGAAGACTTATATCAAAATAATTTGGAGAATCTCCAACATCTTAAGGACAACGTCCCTGCTCATATGCCCCACAAATGTCCCCAAAA agAAAATGAACCAATAACCACCCAGAACCAAGCACCTGATGTGGAAATCACCCAGCAggaaactgtcaaaatcaaaatcaagaaCCACAGCAAAGAGATACCGTTCATCACACTGGCAGAATTTGAATGTATCCCTCA GTACATGAAGGGACGGGTAACATATGAGCAAATCAACACAGCAGTGCAGAACATTAATACAGCAGTTGTAGCCAAGTATAAAATTGTTCACCAGCCTGTGAAAACGCTCAACAACCATGCGCGCAAGCTGCACCAGCGCTTCAAGGAACAGGAAACAAAGGACACCAAAG gTCAATATTTTGTGGTGGAAGACGATTTTCGTGAATTTACTCAGATGAAGTTGGGCAAGCAACTTCAGGGAATTCTCAACATGTTGCGACACTGCCAGCGCCTTCGGGAGTTGCGAGGAGGAGGCTATACCCGTTATGTGCTGTCATGA